A genomic region of Lagopus muta isolate bLagMut1 chromosome 19, bLagMut1 primary, whole genome shotgun sequence contains the following coding sequences:
- the TRAF1 gene encoding TNF receptor-associated factor 1 isoform X1 encodes MAEKASGGPQDIPSSSPDENEFPFGYPTSICEDVPEQKYLCSNCNNVLKKALQTLCGHRYCSACLSWIVRNNKNPVCQKCKEEDPSTLSEGSLLAEERAFGDAAINKEISELRVHCVTLGCSWCGTMKNFEEHQILCEYALIPCHTGCGHVVMRKKLADHLENGCVNNMTVCHKCKQSSSSSEYQKHSCEGNLYREQKHVQAETPSNEKQNRSGLSGSTDGCRFSEVGCSFGGSKEVIKEHEKAAVGTHMLLLLQYVKQLKANLSTASKAANGFIPQTELNVNGAEKSISDLCIPGSLHINGDLEADCLTRTSVPRDESIVQQLVREKVISELENKLHVFENIVAVLNKEVETSNLEITAFRRQSELDQNIIRGLELKIAELHCCLTQKDAGLSRLHKSLLFSEQTSYDGVFLWKITDVSQKLQDSVTGRAVSLYSPAFYTAKYGYKVCLRIYLNGDGMGKGTHISLFFVVMKGDYDALLPWPFRHKVTFMLLDQNNREHIIDAFRPDLASASFQRPVHDMNVASGCPTFLPLTKLQSPKHAYVKEDTLFLKCIIDTN; translated from the exons ATGGCTGAGAAAGCAAGCGGAGGCCCGCAAGATATCCCCAGCTCTTCTCCCGATGAAAACGAGTTTCCTTTTGGATATCCCACCAGCATCTGTGAAGATGTGCCCGAGCAGAAGTACCTGTGCAGCAACTGCAACAACGTTCTGAAGAAAGCCCTGCAGACGCTCTGCGGGCACAGAtactgctctgcctgcctgtcctGGATTGTCCG GAACAATAAAAATCCAGTTTGCCAGAAATGTAAAGAGGAGGATCCCAGCACTCTGAGTGAAGGAAGCCTATTGGCAGAGGAAAGG GCCTTTGGGGATGCTGCCATTAACAAGGAGATTTCTGAGCTCAGAGTGCACTGTGTGACCCTTGGATGCAGTTGGTGTGGTACCATGAAAAACTTCGAA GAGCATCAGATTCTGTGTGAATATGCTTTGATCCCTTGTCACACTGGCTGTGGGCACGTGGTGATGAGGAAGAAACTTGCAGATCATTTGGAAAACGGATGTGTTAATAACATGACCGTGTGTCACAAGTGTAAGCAGAGCTCATCCAGCAGTGAGTACCAA AAGCATTCATGTGAAGGCAATTTATATAGAGAGCAGAAGCATGTGCAAGCAGAAACACCATCAAACGAAAAG cagaaCCGTTCTGGGCTCTCAGGCAGCACGGATGGATGTCGGTTTTCTGAGGTTGGCTGTTCCTTTGGG GGCAGCAAAGAGGTGATAAAGGAGCATGAAAAAGCTGCAGTTGGGACTCacatgctgcttctgctgcagtacGTAAAGCAGCTGAAGGCAAACCTGAGCACTGCTTCCAAAGCTGCAAATGGTTTCATCCCACAGACAGAGCTGAATGTGAACGGTGCAGAAAAAAGCATCTCTGATCTGTGCATCCCAGGCAGTCTGCACATCAATGGGGATCTGGAAGCAGACTGTTTAACCAGAACTTCTGTTCCCAGAGATGAATCTATCGTACAGCAGCTAGTGAGGGAGAAGGTGATTTCTGAGCTTGAAAATAAGCTACATGTGTTTGAGAATATTGTGGCAGTGCTCAATAAAGAAGTGGAGACCTCCAACTTGGAAATCACAGCGTTTCGGAGGCAGAGTGAACTTGATCAGAATATAATACGAGGCCTTGAGCTGAAG ATTGCAGAGTTGCATTGCTGCCTGACCCAGAAGGACGCAGGCCTGAGCAGGCTCCATaagagccttctgttctctgaGCAAACTTCCTACGATGGGGTCTTTTTGTGGAAGATCACAGATGTTAGCCAGAAGCTACAGGACTCAGTGACGGGCAGAGCAGTCAGTCTGTACTCACCAG CGTTCTACACTGCAAAGTATGGCTACAAGGTGTGCCTGAGGATTTATctgaatggggatgggatgggaaaaGGAACCCACATATCCCTCTTCTTTGTTGTCATGAAAGGAGACTACGATGCTCTGCTCCCGTGGCCTTTCAGGCACAAG gTTACATTTATGTTGCTGGACCAAAACAACAGAGAGCACATTATTGATGCATTCCGCCCAGACTTggcttctgcttcctttcagaGACCTGTGCACGACATGAATGTTGCCAGCGGCTGTCCCACCTTCCTCCCTCTGACCAAACTGCAGTCCCCAAAGCACGCCTATGTGAAAGAAGATACACTTTTCCTTAAATGCATCATAGATACAAATTAG
- the TRAF1 gene encoding TNF receptor-associated factor 1 isoform X2: MAEKASGGPQDIPSSSPDENEFPFGYPTSICEDVPEQKYLCSNCNNVLKKALQTLCGHRYCSACLSWIVRNNKNPVCQKCKEEDPSTLSEGSLLAEERAFGDAAINKEISELRVHCVTLGCSWCGTMKNFEEHQILCEYALIPCHTGCGHVVMRKKLADHLENGCVNNMTVCHKCKQSSSSSEYQKHSCEGNLYREQKHVQAETPSNEKNRSGLSGSTDGCRFSEVGCSFGGSKEVIKEHEKAAVGTHMLLLLQYVKQLKANLSTASKAANGFIPQTELNVNGAEKSISDLCIPGSLHINGDLEADCLTRTSVPRDESIVQQLVREKVISELENKLHVFENIVAVLNKEVETSNLEITAFRRQSELDQNIIRGLELKIAELHCCLTQKDAGLSRLHKSLLFSEQTSYDGVFLWKITDVSQKLQDSVTGRAVSLYSPAFYTAKYGYKVCLRIYLNGDGMGKGTHISLFFVVMKGDYDALLPWPFRHKVTFMLLDQNNREHIIDAFRPDLASASFQRPVHDMNVASGCPTFLPLTKLQSPKHAYVKEDTLFLKCIIDTN, from the exons ATGGCTGAGAAAGCAAGCGGAGGCCCGCAAGATATCCCCAGCTCTTCTCCCGATGAAAACGAGTTTCCTTTTGGATATCCCACCAGCATCTGTGAAGATGTGCCCGAGCAGAAGTACCTGTGCAGCAACTGCAACAACGTTCTGAAGAAAGCCCTGCAGACGCTCTGCGGGCACAGAtactgctctgcctgcctgtcctGGATTGTCCG GAACAATAAAAATCCAGTTTGCCAGAAATGTAAAGAGGAGGATCCCAGCACTCTGAGTGAAGGAAGCCTATTGGCAGAGGAAAGG GCCTTTGGGGATGCTGCCATTAACAAGGAGATTTCTGAGCTCAGAGTGCACTGTGTGACCCTTGGATGCAGTTGGTGTGGTACCATGAAAAACTTCGAA GAGCATCAGATTCTGTGTGAATATGCTTTGATCCCTTGTCACACTGGCTGTGGGCACGTGGTGATGAGGAAGAAACTTGCAGATCATTTGGAAAACGGATGTGTTAATAACATGACCGTGTGTCACAAGTGTAAGCAGAGCTCATCCAGCAGTGAGTACCAA AAGCATTCATGTGAAGGCAATTTATATAGAGAGCAGAAGCATGTGCAAGCAGAAACACCATCAAACGAAAAG aaCCGTTCTGGGCTCTCAGGCAGCACGGATGGATGTCGGTTTTCTGAGGTTGGCTGTTCCTTTGGG GGCAGCAAAGAGGTGATAAAGGAGCATGAAAAAGCTGCAGTTGGGACTCacatgctgcttctgctgcagtacGTAAAGCAGCTGAAGGCAAACCTGAGCACTGCTTCCAAAGCTGCAAATGGTTTCATCCCACAGACAGAGCTGAATGTGAACGGTGCAGAAAAAAGCATCTCTGATCTGTGCATCCCAGGCAGTCTGCACATCAATGGGGATCTGGAAGCAGACTGTTTAACCAGAACTTCTGTTCCCAGAGATGAATCTATCGTACAGCAGCTAGTGAGGGAGAAGGTGATTTCTGAGCTTGAAAATAAGCTACATGTGTTTGAGAATATTGTGGCAGTGCTCAATAAAGAAGTGGAGACCTCCAACTTGGAAATCACAGCGTTTCGGAGGCAGAGTGAACTTGATCAGAATATAATACGAGGCCTTGAGCTGAAG ATTGCAGAGTTGCATTGCTGCCTGACCCAGAAGGACGCAGGCCTGAGCAGGCTCCATaagagccttctgttctctgaGCAAACTTCCTACGATGGGGTCTTTTTGTGGAAGATCACAGATGTTAGCCAGAAGCTACAGGACTCAGTGACGGGCAGAGCAGTCAGTCTGTACTCACCAG CGTTCTACACTGCAAAGTATGGCTACAAGGTGTGCCTGAGGATTTATctgaatggggatgggatgggaaaaGGAACCCACATATCCCTCTTCTTTGTTGTCATGAAAGGAGACTACGATGCTCTGCTCCCGTGGCCTTTCAGGCACAAG gTTACATTTATGTTGCTGGACCAAAACAACAGAGAGCACATTATTGATGCATTCCGCCCAGACTTggcttctgcttcctttcagaGACCTGTGCACGACATGAATGTTGCCAGCGGCTGTCCCACCTTCCTCCCTCTGACCAAACTGCAGTCCCCAAAGCACGCCTATGTGAAAGAAGATACACTTTTCCTTAAATGCATCATAGATACAAATTAG